One segment of Thermosynechococcus sp. HN-54 DNA contains the following:
- a CDS encoding response regulator transcription factor: MLMHVEIIESNPHLRSLLGWHLQQVGHIVHLASGCQQGQEVFQLRHPDLVVLDLDLNEGNGLELCRWLHYQNTVLILVLSAHEEEADVVTALRAGADDYLAKPFGMQEFLARVEALARRARPCLPSVLNLGELQIDLVQRRVVVRNVLVDLTPQEFSLLYVLTQMGGTPLSRQELLRRAWPESIDNPRTVDTHILSLRKKIEVDPQQPRLIQTVRNVGYRLHLEPLNGRYAQNGYKPPSRSPRSPRHVLV, encoded by the coding sequence ATGTTGATGCACGTTGAAATTATTGAAAGTAACCCCCACCTGCGTTCCCTGCTTGGCTGGCACCTACAGCAAGTGGGGCACATTGTTCATCTTGCCAGTGGTTGTCAACAGGGGCAGGAAGTATTTCAATTGCGACATCCCGATTTGGTTGTTCTCGATCTGGACTTGAATGAGGGCAATGGTTTGGAATTATGCCGCTGGCTTCACTACCAAAACACTGTTTTGATTTTAGTTCTTTCCGCCCATGAGGAGGAGGCGGATGTCGTGACGGCGTTGCGGGCAGGTGCCGATGATTACTTGGCCAAGCCCTTTGGCATGCAGGAATTCTTGGCTCGCGTGGAGGCCTTGGCACGGCGAGCACGCCCCTGTTTACCCAGTGTTCTCAACTTAGGTGAGTTACAAATTGATTTGGTGCAGCGGCGAGTGGTGGTACGCAATGTGCTAGTGGATTTGACACCGCAGGAATTTAGCCTACTCTATGTTCTGACGCAAATGGGGGGCACGCCCTTGAGTCGTCAGGAACTGCTACGGCGAGCTTGGCCAGAGAGCATTGACAATCCCCGCACCGTGGATACGCATATCTTATCTTTGCGTAAGAAAATTGAAGTAGATCCACAGCAGCCGCGCCTAATTCAAACCGTGCGCAATGTGGGTTATCGGCTACACCTTGAACCATTGAATGGCCGCTATGCTCAGAATGGGTATAAACCGCCGTCTCGTTCCCCGCGATCGCCCCGCCATGTATTGGTCTAA